TAAATCCAATTACACAATCCTTTATATTATCTGAATCTGAAAATCCTGATTTTCCAACCCATATGTTGAGGTTGCGGTACACTGTTCCTTCAGGTTCCTTGTCCACAAGGGCAGATGTGTCATGCAGGCACTCAACGGTTGCAGATATCTTACCCCAGTTACGTGAAGCTGTGAACTGGATGAATTCTACTTCGTTGTTCTCGTTGTCAAAGTCATAGTTTGTGACTGAATCCTTGGTAATGAATTCTGATTTAACGTCCTTGAATGCGATGTTCTCAAAGAGTTCACCAGTGGTTCCACCGCCTCCTCCACCGCCACCGGAGCTTGAGGTTGTTGCGGGTGTGGTTGTTGTGTATGTATCAGATTCGGATGGTTTTTCTATATTTAGGGTAATAAGGCCATAGTAATGATCGGCTAAGTAAGCGTGCTTCCCCGAAGCATCAACACCAAGTACAGATGTTACATTATCATAATGTCCTATAATCGATGGCAGCTTCGGATTGCTAATATCAATAATAACAAGACCATTGCCCGGAGATGCAACATACAACTTTCCATCAGAAACAACAACATCTTCTACCCTCAATGAACTGGACTTGTGGAGCATGAATGGATTTGTAGGGTCTGTGGCATCAACGGTAATAAGGCCACTATAAGCGCTGTCCAAATATACATAATCATCATAAACAGCAATTTCAGAACATCCCTTTGCAACATCGCAACTACCTAATAATACTGGTGCTGTCGGGTTCGTTATATCGAATAAAAGAAGCTCACGAGTTAGAATACCAGTTTTAGCAATTACATAAGCATGTTCATTTAAAATAGAAACACATATTGCAGAGTCATCAGTTTCATAGCTTTCTACTAGTTTAGATATTAATGGATTGCTGACATTAAATATTAAAAGACCGCTGGTATCAGCTACATAAGCATAATTTCCAGAAACTGTAACATCATATGCAGATCCATTTGTTTCTAACTTGCTTATATATGTTGGATTTTCTGGATTGCTAATATCAATAATCACAACGCCATGTGAACCATCCTCTACATAGGCATAGTTTCCAGAAATTGCAACATGATTGTATCCGTAAACTGCACTGGATTCGCTCACTATATTTGGTATTGTGGAATTGCTGATGTCAATTACTACGAAACCATCAGCTCCTGTAGTAGTATATGCATAATCGCCTGAAACAACAACATTCCACAGGTTTACTACAGTATCATATTTTCCTGCAAACTCTGGTGATGTGGGATTGCTGATATCAAAAACAACACATCCATAGTTATTATCAGCCGAATATGCATAATTTCCAGAAATATCAATGCTAAGAAGACCACTGCTATACAAACTTTCATAGCTTGAGATTAGCGTTGGTTTTGTAGGATTACTAACATCAATTGTGAGGAGCCCATTGCTTTTATCAGCTACATAAGCATAGTTACCGAGAACAGATACATCTGATGCATCATTAATTGTATCGCATATGCCTATTATTTCTGGAAACATAGGATTGCCGATGTTGACAATTATAAGGCCATCATCACCAGCAGCTACATAACTATAGTTTCCATACACAAAAATTTCCTGTGTATGGTATGGGAAATTACAAAAACTTTCCATTGAAGGTGATGCCGGATTGCTTATATTGATGATTGAAAAGTTATCTTTCCAGCCACTATATACATAGGCATAATTCTCATTTACGGATACAGAATATGAGGGGACAGTGTAATTTCCCACTGTTATTGGTAATGCAGGATCACTTATATCAAGTATTTCCAGACCATCATAAAAAGCTACATAGGCATAGATGTCTGAAATGAAAACATCTGTTATAGGACTCTCAATGCTATAGTTTGATTCTATGATTGGAGAATTAGGATTGCTTATATTTACAATTAACAGATCATTATCTGCAATGTAAGCATAATTTCCTACTAATTCAACTATTTCTACAGTAGTTGAAGTTGGAAGTCTCGAGACTTCTCTGGGATTTGATGGATCACTAATGTCAACTATAATTATGTTCTGTCCCTGTGCAACGCAGGAGTAATTTCCAGACACATCAGCATTTCTCATCTTTCCTCCAAACTGGGATTCAAATGTCGTGTTTATACTGATATTGATGTTACCTACGACCAATGATGTTGATTTATCATCAGACCATTTACCTGAATCATCCTGTACACTGAAATAAATGGTATGATTGCCTACTGTAAGATTATCAGTACTGAAACTTCTCATATCACTCAAGTGACCATCAATGCTGGAAGTCCATTCATAGGCTGTTATGTTTCCATCAAAATCAAAACCAGTTCCTTCAAAATCGATCACGTCTCCTTTGAAGTATAGGCTAGATTGAGGCTCATATATTGAGGATATCGGAGTAGAATTAGTAGTAAATTCATTTTCTAATCCTTTGATTAATTGAAAACTAAAATTATTCGTATTCAAAACATCAAATGAAATATCATTTACAATCCCAACAGTAGTATCTCTTTCCAATGACCTCGGAATATAGTTTCTCATTGATACTGAATTGGAATCAATTGTCTGGACTTCAAGGTTTCCAAATTCATCTCCACACTCCATTAAAAGGATGTGTTCGCAATCTGTTAACCATAAACCATCTATTGTTATTGATGATGAGTTGTTCTTCAATGCATGAACTCCAAAAACAACGACTTCATCTTCATAATTAATATCAAGACCACACCACCATGTAGTGCCATTTGGTTCAGTCAAATCCATTATCCCACTTTCAATGAATTCATTTGACTTATCCAGTTCTACCCAGATTTTTTCACCGGTCACATCAAACATAATGATACGGAATGTATATCCTTCGCCTAAGTCTATTGATTCTCCCGTAGATACAGTATAGGTATTGTTGTTATCTAGCAACAATCTTGTAATCATATAAGGTGAATCAGCAGACAATGAAACGTATTGTTCACCAAATAGATTCAATGCATAGTAACCATCATAAGGATAATCATCTAATGTTGCATTAAAATCTTTCAGATGCATTGTTGATTTGTATTCCAATGCTTTTACAGGTATTGTAGAATCAATCAGATCTGCATCTTCATAGATTCTTATAGTTTCAGTAGAGGTGTTGTTTCCATTTTCATAGAAGCCCTCAAAATTGCTTGAATTAAATTCAAGGCATTTTAATGTAGTATTCTTATCTGAATCAAATCTGTATATGCCGTATTTTTGAATTACATCATAAAGGTCGATACCTGAATAAATTGTACTTTCCATACAATCTGTTTTTTCATCAATATATAGTGGCAGGTAATCTACATTGTACGCGTTTATTGTATAATTCTCATCACAAATGCCATCTTCATCATTATCCAGATGTGTCTGGCTGAAACCTGTTCCAGAAGGATTGGCCCAGCAGTTCCCTCCTATATAAGGTCCACCAACTATATTTTCTCCTGCTGTTTTGTCGATATTCCAGATATTTGTTCCATTTGAATTGAGAGCTAGGTTTACATCATTACTAAGGTAATTGTTGTAAAATATATTTCCAGAAGAACCACTATTGATGTTAATTCCATAATAATAACTGTTTATGATAATGTTTCCCGTAATCAAGTTACCTGTATTGTTATGGCTCATATACAGTCCATTTCCACTTGCTACTGCCATACTTGAGGTAATGTAGGGGCTCGAGGAGGAGCTTGACAGAAGATTATTATTATCTTCAGTATCATTTTCATTTGAGATAATTTCTATCTCTTTTGTAAATAACTCAAATTCATCGGAGTTATAATAATTAGAAGTTAGTATTCTCTGAACACTAACACTTGAAGACAGAATTTCATAATAATAAGTGTGAATGACAGAATTATTGATTACTGAATTGTTGTGTGATGATTCATGGAAATATATGCCGTATATTTTGTCACCTTGTAAATAATTATCAATAACAGTATTGTTGCAGGATTTTACAAAATCAAATCCGATAAAATCATCAGATGAATTAGTTGATTTTATTTTATTATCATTACTTTCAAAGAGACATAATCCGATAAGGGTATTTGATCTCAGGGTGTTATTGACAACTTCATTATTATCTGAGTTGTTGAGGTAAATACCATATTTGTTTGATTCAACGATGTTGTTCTCTATCAGGCAACCTGATGACTCATAAAGGAACACTGCTTTAGAAGAGTCTGCACCAGTTACAGTAAAACCGCTCAGTACAACATCTTCTGAATTGATAAATATTGCATAACTTTGGTTGTCTATTGGTCTGATGGTAACAGTTTCCGGATTTCCGGGCTCAGATGCTATTGATAATGCTTTATCAATCAGTAGATTCTCATTATAGTTTCCAGAAAGTACCAGAATTGAATCACCTGGATTTGAATTGTTTATAGCATCCTGAATTGAGGTATAATCTCCTGTTCCATTCCAGTCAACGGTAATAGTTTCAGCCATTGCATTTCCGGCAAGCATAAAGGAAATACATATATACATAATCAACAACGTTTTGCAATAATGAGAACTCATAAAATAACCCAGTTACTCTTAATACATTATTGATATATAAAAATAATTAATTTAGTCAGTCTTATAAAATAACTGAGTTTGTTTCGGAAAATTACAAAAATCAACAGTCCTGCCATATCATGCAGGACACAAATAACGAATCAGAATCAACAAAGATCAAATCACAGATAAGCTTCGGTAACGTAATGGTGCATCATCCTATGGCTGTTGAAATAATAGGCAATCATCTCAATTGAATTGTTCATCAGGTTCATCCACTCATCTTTTCTCTGGTAGTATGTAGGTATCATGATGTACTCCAGTTTGTTATAGAGGTCATCAAGTTCCATCATCTCGACCTGCTCCGGGGTTTTATCGGCTTCAGGTTTAGGGCCGATGGAGTATCCTGTAACGCCTTCCACACAACCTTCTATCCACCAGCCGTCAAGAACACTGAAATTTACAACACCGTTATGAGCTGCTTTCATGCCGCTGGTGCCTGATGCTTCAAGCGGTTTTTTGGGCGTGTTCAGCCAGATATCAACACCTGATACAAGTTTCATGGAAATGTCCATATTATAGTTCTCAAGATAAGCTATCTCTATCTCGCCTTTCAGCTCCTGCATGTAACTGTATATCTTTTCGATGAGAACTTTTCCCATGACATCTCTTGGATGTGCTTTTCCAGAGAATATCAATTGTATCTTACCAGCTTCGTTAACCTTGCGAAGTCGTTTCAGGTCTGAGAATATGAGTGTAGGTCGCTTGTATTCAGTTGCACGTCTGGCAAAACCGATTGTCAGCGTGTCACAATCCATATTCGTCCCGCATTTTTCATTAACGAACTTCAGAAGATCCTGTTTTGCACATCTGTGTGCTCTCCATATCTCATTATCCGGGATGCTTCGCACCCTTACAAGCAGTTCAGGTTCGTTTGCCCAACCGGGAAGATATTTGTCATAAAGCTCTTGCATATGGGAACAGACCCAGGTGTAAGAGTGTACTCCGTTAGTTATTGAACTGAACTTGTACCCCGGGAACATTTTCTCGGATATCTGCCTGTGCCTTTTAGCTACTCCGTTCACGTAATTGGATAGATTCAGTCCGAGAAGTGTCATATTTAGCTGATGTTCGCCACCGTATTTTTTAAGAATGTCAAAATCGGAATTCTGGCTGATAAGCTCTCTTACAAGATCATGTGAGAAAACATCGTGTCCGCTCTCGATAGGAGTATGGGTTGTGAATACACAAAGTTCTTTGACCTTTGAGGCGGACATTTCATTCTCCCTCAAAAGCTCCAGGGTCAGCAAACTGGAATGGCCTTCATTCATGTGGTATTTCTGGATGTGGCAACCAACTTTATTAAGCATTTTCACGCCGCCTATTCCCAGTATTATTTCCTGTTTAAGGCGATACCTGCGGTCTCCTCCATAGAGACTATCAGTTATCTGACGGTCTTCTGCAGTATTTCCTTCTACATCCGTATCAAGGAATAATACAGGAACTGTTTCTTCGGTGAGGCTGTGATGCACATAAAGCCATGATTTGACTTTTACATCTCTTCCCTGTATGTTTACAGTAACTTCGTAAGGAAGAGATTGCATGTAATCTGAAGGATCCCATTCGTGAGGATGTTCGGTCTGCCTGCCAGCAGCATCCAGTTTTTGAATGAAATATCCTCTTTTGTTGAGCAGAGTTACAGCAATAAGTGGCAGGCCAAGATCCGCACTCGCTCTTATAGTATCACCTGCCAGAATACCAAGACCGCCACTATATGTGGGCATTCCGCTGCGAAGTCCGATCTCCATTGAGAAATAAGCTATCTTACGCTTTTTCGATCCAATGAAATTATCCATGTTGCAACCTTCCAAATAATCAATAGAAATATATATTTATATAAAATTACCTGAAAGAATAAAATACTTTTTGATTGAGATGTATGGATGCACGGAGAAAATAGAACAAAAAAGGAAAACAGTTATCAAATACAAAATGAGGATGATATAGAAGGAATCCTCAAATCTTGTTCTGCATCACAAAATCAACAAAACTACCTGCAAACTCCCTGTAAGAGCTTGCAACCAGGTGCGCGTAGCAACCGAGTGTGTTATCGACAGTAAGCCCGTCCCAGCCATCGATTATGCCGGTGCCGCGGGAGAGTTTGATAGCAAATTTTGCATCCTTTGGAATCTCTGTTACTTCAGAGTGGTGGAACTCATGACCACGGAATGAGTTTCCTGTTTTGCCAATTACAGAATCCATTGCAAGTTCGCCAATGTTGTAACTGACCACACGCTTGTGACCCATAAGGGTATGTCCGGGAAGTGCTCCAACCATTTCATGTGTGGATTCCGGCATCTCTGCCATGTGATGAGCACCTTTGCCTTTCACACCTGTACTGAGTTTCTCTGTCAGGTACATCAGGCCGCCGCATTCTGCATAGATTGGGATACCAGAGCGTGATGCATCAAGGATATTCTCGCGCATGGATACGTTCTCCTCAAGTTCTGCAGCGAAAAGTTCGGGATAGCCGCCACCGAGGTAGAGTCCGTCAACGTCCGGCAGTTTGCTGTCGTGGATCGGGCTGAAGTATTTAATATCGGCTCCTGCCATCTCAAGCAGTTCAAGGTTATCGTGATAATAGAAATTAAAAGCCTCATCAAGGGCAACGCCAATAACCGGACGTTCACCTTCAATATTGCGTGGAGTGAAAACAGTCTTTGAAGGACGCTCAAGAACCGGCGCTGAATGTGCCATTTCAAGCAGGCGGTCGATCTGAATACCGTCCTTGATGGTATTCTTGATGAACTCTATCCTCTCATCGTAATTATCGGCACGGCGGCGCTCCTCAATTGCAGGAACAAGGCCAAGATGCCTCATGGAGATTTTCATTGAGTTATTGCGGTGTATTACACCGATAACCGGAATACCTGTGTAATGCTCGATAGCTTCTGTGGCCTTTTTGGTATGCCTTGGACCGCCAATATTGTTGAGAATAACGCCAACAATGTTCACATCCTTGTCAAAGTCCTTGAAACCATTTACAAGAGCAGCAGCAGAGCGTGTGATGCTCCTTGCATTAACTATCAGAATCACAGAACATTTCAGTATCTTGGCTATCTGGGCAGTGCTGCCGGTGTCGGTGAAGCTGTCAAAGCCTTCATACAGGCCACGGACACCCTCAATGATTGCGATGTCAGCATCCTCGTCAACCTCTGCACCGTGGATAAAAACATCCCTTACACCCTCCTCATCCATCAGGAAACCATCAATATTACGAGCCCGACGGCCTGTGATCTCAGTATAATAACTTGGATCGATGTAATCAAGTCCAACTTTGTAAGGCTGGACCTTGTACCCGGCTTCTGTAAGAGCCGCAAGCAGGCCGATGGTTATAGTTGTCTTGCCGGAAGATGAACTTCCTGCTGACAGGAGTATCCTTGGGATTTCCTTGCCCTTCTTATTTTCCGGAACCTGAGAGGTGTCAGACATTTTCATCAAACCTTAACGTGTAAGTTCACGAAGTCTTTCATCTTCAAGTGATGAAGGCAACACAGAACTGTCGTTGGACATTATAGCGTGTGCAAGCTCGCGATATACGCCTGCAACCGGTGAATCAGGAGCTTTTTCAAGTACTGAGAATCCATCTCTCTCGCAGTCCTGGACGATCTGTTCCTTAGGAATGAAAGCCATAAGCTTGCTGCCTATCTCCTCGGAGAACTTTCTCACGATTTCCTCTTCCCTTGTAACGCTTCTTGAGTTACAGATTATGCCGGAAAGCGGAGTATCGATCTTGGCAAGTCCCTTGCAGATATTATTTGCTGCGTAAAGCGGCATGTATTCGCCTGATGTGAGAATGTAGGCTTCGTTAACAAGTCCCTTGCGTATCGGTGCTACAAAACCGCCACACACGATATCTCCCGGAACATCGTAGATGATAAGGTCCATATCATCAATAGACTTGCACATCTGCCTGAGTTTCTGTATAGCAACGATAATTCCGCGTCCTGCACAACCTATTCCGGGTTCTGGGCCGCCGACTTCCACACATTTTACACCCTTGTAACCTTCGTGGACGATGTCCTCTTCCTTTACATCGATCTTCTGCCTGAGAAGGTCAAGGATTGTTGGAATTCTCTTACCGCCAAGCAGTGTAATGGATGAATCGCTCTTCGGATCGCATCCGATTATCATAACTTTAAAACCCTCATCGGCACATGCTGCTGCAACATTGGAAGCTGTGCTGGATTTTCCAATTCCGCCTTTACCGTAGATGGCTATCCTTTTCTGTTCCATCAGGCTTCCTCCGCGTTTTGCATATCTTTTAAGACCTCACGCATTGTTGCACCGAATTCGGATTCTACGATATTGCTGACACCAAGTGTCTTTGGATGCAGGTCTATCTCGACTATAACATTTGAGTGTCCCATATCCTTGAGCGGGAACACCTGTCTTGGACCGTTTGTTACGGAAATAACATCCATGTTCTGAAGGTTGTCCATTGGTATGGCATGAGGTACGCCGGTAATCACAACAAAATCAAAGTCACTGTACTTTTCAGCTATGAGATTGCTCACTTTTTCACCGGCAATTGGGTATTCGTCCATACCGCCGATTATTTCATGGATCTCAATTCCTTTTTCTATAAAATCGTTCATGATGTATGTTGCATGCTGACGTACACGTGGAAGGCCAAGCGTATCATCGATATTTGCCATGTTGATGACATTATCTTCAAAACCAAGCTGAGCGGCCACTTCATTGATTGCAACTGTTATGTCTGCAAACATGTAACCTGTTTCCTTCTTGGCGTTCATGATGGTCAGGCATTTCTTGCCTTCTTTCAGGTAATTGATGACCTTTTCAGCAACCTTATATTTCAGGTCACCACGTGATGGAACAAGATATTCCTTACTTGCTGCTCCATGGCGCTTCTCTACATTGGTTGCTTCCTTGAGCAGGACTCTTTGTCTCTCAAGTTCCTCCTCAGTAATTACGCCTGCCTCACATGCAGATTCGAGTGCAATAAGGACACCTTTGGTATTGTTAGGGTATCCTGCGTGAACTTCAACACCTATGACCGGCACGTCAAGGTTTGCATCCTTCACAGGCTCGCTTAGTTCCTCGCCAATGATCATACTGACACAGGTTCCAACAACGCCTATGAGTTTTGGATTGAACATCTTGTTGACTTTAACAAGCAGGGATGAAAGCTCGTCCCGTCCTCCGAAAACAAAACCGTTCTCGTCAAGGGCTGTTGTCACAACATGTATGCCGTCTTCCTCAAGAAGTCTTGCATGCTTGAATGAGCATCCTGGCGGACCGTGAAGTATTGCAACATCAACATTCAGGTCACGCAGTGTGTATAAAGCAGCCACGATGGAACTGGGCCGCGGGTGTATTATAGAAATATCGTTTTCAGCCATATTTATCCCGATAAACTTGGTTGATTCTTGTAAATATTATAATTTTGTAATTTCGTAATATTTAGTATACTTATTACAACTCTGTTTTTCTGCACTATCTATATCTTTATTGTATAAAAGGACTAATCATCGTCAATAAACTAAGAATTGACGAATCTCATCTGAAGCATTTAACGCATGACAGAATGATGTCCTTTCCAGAAGCAAATGATACAGCCACTTCAAGTCCTTCTTCCAGTCCGCTGACATAAATGAATTCATTATTTCCTACATTCTGCATCCTATCTCCGACAAGTATCAGCCTGAGAAGTTCATCACTGCGCCTCTTCACAAACTCAGTGACCTGTTCAGGCGGAAGTCCCTCACATACCTGTGCGGCTTCTTCACCAAGAACCATTATTATTCCTGAATTCTTATCCTCAAGCCTGCTTAAAGCATAATCCAGCGAACGCTCTGCGGACTTTATATCCATTCCAGAGTTTGAATTATCAATGAGAATACTACCGGCAAGCTCTTTTTCCTGCATCCTTCCCTGAAGTCCTTCAAAAGAAGCAATGACTTTAATGATGTCCTGTTCAGGAATCCTCATTTTCAAAGCAACCGCAGTTGATACTGCAAAGGCGGTTGCATATGCTCTTGAATTGTATTTTTCGGACAGACTGGATGTAAAAGTCCCGGTTTGGCATTTGAACTTTACACTGGAATTGCCACTTTCATTCACAATTATGTCGGCTACAACATCTGCATTCTCATAGTCCTGTCCGGAATATTCAGAATCCCCTAATTTGAAAACCGTTCTTCCAAACTGATTTGCCATTTCCTGAGCTTTCCTGTCATTGATGTTAAGGAAAAATACTTCATCTGATCTGGCATAGGAAAGCATGTTCATTTTTGCATCGCTGGAGTTAGAAGTTGATGCAGCAATCGGATAATCCGGTTCAAGTGTAGTGATTATTCCTATATCCGCAAAACCTGTCAGGCCGATGGAAACCTCAAAAATGTAGGAATCCGCTGAAACTTTAAGTTCGTCCAGTTTATCAACTACAAGCAGAATACTTCCCGGTGCAATGCTAAGTCCCAAGTTTAATATTCTGCATTGTCCGTT
The sequence above is a segment of the uncultured Methanolobus sp. genome. Coding sequences within it:
- a CDS encoding PGF-pre-PGF domain-containing protein; its protein translation is MLAGNAMAETITVDWNGTGDYTSIQDAINNSNPGDSILVLSGNYNENLLIDKALSIASEPGNPETVTIRPIDNQSYAIFINSEDVVLSGFTVTGADSSKAVFLYESSGCLIENNIVESNKYGIYLNNSDNNEVVNNTLRSNTLIGLCLFESNDNKIKSTNSSDDFIGFDFVKSCNNTVIDNYLQGDKIYGIYFHESSHNNSVINNSVIHTYYYEILSSSVSVQRILTSNYYNSDEFELFTKEIEIISNENDTEDNNNLLSSSSSSPYITSSMAVASGNGLYMSHNNTGNLITGNIIINSYYYGININSGSSGNIFYNNYLSNDVNLALNSNGTNIWNIDKTAGENIVGGPYIGGNCWANPSGTGFSQTHLDNDEDGICDENYTINAYNVDYLPLYIDEKTDCMESTIYSGIDLYDVIQKYGIYRFDSDKNTTLKCLEFNSSNFEGFYENGNNTSTETIRIYEDADLIDSTIPVKALEYKSTMHLKDFNATLDDYPYDGYYALNLFGEQYVSLSADSPYMITRLLLDNNNTYTVSTGESIDLGEGYTFRIIMFDVTGEKIWVELDKSNEFIESGIMDLTEPNGTTWWCGLDINYEDEVVVFGVHALKNNSSSITIDGLWLTDCEHILLMECGDEFGNLEVQTIDSNSVSMRNYIPRSLERDTTVGIVNDISFDVLNTNNFSFQLIKGLENEFTTNSTPISSIYEPQSSLYFKGDVIDFEGTGFDFDGNITAYEWTSSIDGHLSDMRSFSTDNLTVGNHTIYFSVQDDSGKWSDDKSTSLVVGNINISINTTFESQFGGKMRNADVSGNYSCVAQGQNIIIVDISDPSNPREVSRLPTSTTVEIVELVGNYAYIADNDLLIVNISNPNSPIIESNYSIESPITDVFISDIYAYVAFYDGLEILDISDPALPITVGNYTVPSYSVSVNENYAYVYSGWKDNFSIINISNPASPSMESFCNFPYHTQEIFVYGNYSYVAAGDDGLIIVNIGNPMFPEIIGICDTINDASDVSVLGNYAYVADKSNGLLTIDVSNPTKPTLISSYESLYSSGLLSIDISGNYAYSADNNYGCVVFDISNPTSPEFAGKYDTVVNLWNVVVSGDYAYTTTGADGFVVIDISNSTIPNIVSESSAVYGYNHVAISGNYAYVEDGSHGVVIIDISNPENPTYISKLETNGSAYDVTVSGNYAYVADTSGLLIFNVSNPLISKLVESYETDDSAICVSILNEHAYVIAKTGILTRELLLFDITNPTAPVLLGSCDVAKGCSEIAVYDDYVYLDSAYSGLITVDATDPTNPFMLHKSSSLRVEDVVVSDGKLYVASPGNGLVIIDISNPKLPSIIGHYDNVTSVLGVDASGKHAYLADHYYGLITLNIEKPSESDTYTTTTPATTSSSGGGGGGGGTTGELFENIAFKDVKSEFITKDSVTNYDFDNENNEVEFIQFTASRNWGKISATVECLHDTSALVDKEPEGTVYRNLNIWVGKSGFSDSDNIKDCVIGFKVSKQWLEDNGIEESSIRLLHYSGEEWEELDTEMTDEDDEYLHFEAKTTGFSPFAIVGDSEENSLNSNSDDTKMPTESVESNNDVEEEITETESQSTPGFESVTSIAAFLLAICCMTRMRKD
- the cfbE gene encoding coenzyme F430 synthase; this encodes MPSVDNMDISNMNFQDASRIIVLDLTHAGIIIATKLAEMGYSVTAVDVYRTVNEKVLLELEETYYIRTSKEPVPVNDNDIVISPAHLDPEYPVLVESRKKGIKILTHHQAVGSILSMKGWPEKGTVIEITGSKAKTSSASLLAEMLSQKMKVILHTSRGLELWENGQCRILNLGLSIAPGSILLVVDKLDELKVSADSYIFEVSIGLTGFADIGIITTLEPDYPIAASTSNSSDAKMNMLSYARSDEVFFLNINDRKAQEMANQFGRTVFKLGDSEYSGQDYENADVVADIIVNESGNSSVKFKCQTGTFTSSLSEKYNSRAYATAFAVSTAVALKMRIPEQDIIKVIASFEGLQGRMQEKELAGSILIDNSNSGMDIKSAERSLDYALSRLEDKNSGIIMVLGEEAAQVCEGLPPEQVTEFVKRRSDELLRLILVGDRMQNVGNNEFIYVSGLEEGLEVAVSFASGKDIILSCVKCFR
- the cfbD gene encoding Ni-sirohydrochlorin a,c-diamide reductive cyclase catalytic subunit; this encodes MAENDISIIHPRPSSIVAALYTLRDLNVDVAILHGPPGCSFKHARLLEEDGIHVVTTALDENGFVFGGRDELSSLLVKVNKMFNPKLIGVVGTCVSMIIGEELSEPVKDANLDVPVIGVEVHAGYPNNTKGVLIALESACEAGVITEEELERQRVLLKEATNVEKRHGAASKEYLVPSRGDLKYKVAEKVINYLKEGKKCLTIMNAKKETGYMFADITVAINEVAAQLGFEDNVINMANIDDTLGLPRVRQHATYIMNDFIEKGIEIHEIIGGMDEYPIAGEKVSNLIAEKYSDFDFVVITGVPHAIPMDNLQNMDVISVTNGPRQVFPLKDMGHSNVIVEIDLHPKTLGVSNIVESEFGATMREVLKDMQNAEEA
- the cfbB gene encoding Ni-sirohydrochlorin a,c-diamide synthase produces the protein MSDTSQVPENKKGKEIPRILLSAGSSSSGKTTITIGLLAALTEAGYKVQPYKVGLDYIDPSYYTEITGRRARNIDGFLMDEEGVRDVFIHGAEVDEDADIAIIEGVRGLYEGFDSFTDTGSTAQIAKILKCSVILIVNARSITRSAAALVNGFKDFDKDVNIVGVILNNIGGPRHTKKATEAIEHYTGIPVIGVIHRNNSMKISMRHLGLVPAIEERRRADNYDERIEFIKNTIKDGIQIDRLLEMAHSAPVLERPSKTVFTPRNIEGERPVIGVALDEAFNFYYHDNLELLEMAGADIKYFSPIHDSKLPDVDGLYLGGGYPELFAAELEENVSMRENILDASRSGIPIYAECGGLMYLTEKLSTGVKGKGAHHMAEMPESTHEMVGALPGHTLMGHKRVVSYNIGELAMDSVIGKTGNSFRGHEFHHSEVTEIPKDAKFAIKLSRGTGIIDGWDGLTVDNTLGCYAHLVASSYREFAGSFVDFVMQNKI
- the glgP gene encoding alpha-glucan family phosphorylase: MDNFIGSKKRKIAYFSMEIGLRSGMPTYSGGLGILAGDTIRASADLGLPLIAVTLLNKRGYFIQKLDAAGRQTEHPHEWDPSDYMQSLPYEVTVNIQGRDVKVKSWLYVHHSLTEETVPVLFLDTDVEGNTAEDRQITDSLYGGDRRYRLKQEIILGIGGVKMLNKVGCHIQKYHMNEGHSSLLTLELLRENEMSASKVKELCVFTTHTPIESGHDVFSHDLVRELISQNSDFDILKKYGGEHQLNMTLLGLNLSNYVNGVAKRHRQISEKMFPGYKFSSITNGVHSYTWVCSHMQELYDKYLPGWANEPELLVRVRSIPDNEIWRAHRCAKQDLLKFVNEKCGTNMDCDTLTIGFARRATEYKRPTLIFSDLKRLRKVNEAGKIQLIFSGKAHPRDVMGKVLIEKIYSYMQELKGEIEIAYLENYNMDISMKLVSGVDIWLNTPKKPLEASGTSGMKAAHNGVVNFSVLDGWWIEGCVEGVTGYSIGPKPEADKTPEQVEMMELDDLYNKLEYIMIPTYYQRKDEWMNLMNNSIEMIAYYFNSHRMMHHYVTEAYL
- the cfbC gene encoding Ni-sirohydrochlorin a,c-diamide reductive cyclase ATP-dependent reductase subunit; the encoded protein is MMEQKRIAIYGKGGIGKSSTASNVAAACADEGFKVMIIGCDPKSDSSITLLGGKRIPTILDLLRQKIDVKEEDIVHEGYKGVKCVEVGGPEPGIGCAGRGIIVAIQKLRQMCKSIDDMDLIIYDVPGDIVCGGFVAPIRKGLVNEAYILTSGEYMPLYAANNICKGLAKIDTPLSGIICNSRSVTREEEIVRKFSEEIGSKLMAFIPKEQIVQDCERDGFSVLEKAPDSPVAGVYRELAHAIMSNDSSVLPSSLEDERLRELTR